The following proteins are encoded in a genomic region of Sulfurovum indicum:
- a CDS encoding 4Fe-4S dicluster domain-containing protein — protein sequence MKHYRMVIDANKCVGCHACEVACKQEFSAPLGFFRTVTLYLDTGEYPKVKREFLPLMCRQCEDASCVSVCTQEALFRKNGIVHVDESKCNGCGDCVKACSIGAIYLNPLTHIAEKCNLCSHRLEAGMQPACVETCISEALTLVEGDHCIPSNALPFKNDEKDKPHTLHIGANPLMKQKLKAGHPFSPLNYEIENWEAEYHG from the coding sequence ATGAAACATTATCGTATGGTTATTGATGCCAATAAATGTGTAGGGTGCCATGCATGTGAAGTGGCTTGTAAACAAGAGTTTTCTGCACCTTTAGGATTTTTTCGTACGGTTACACTCTATTTGGATACAGGAGAGTACCCTAAAGTTAAAAGAGAATTTCTACCTTTGATGTGTAGACAATGTGAAGATGCTTCATGCGTAAGTGTATGTACACAAGAAGCACTTTTTCGTAAAAATGGTATTGTTCATGTAGATGAATCCAAATGTAATGGTTGTGGTGACTGTGTGAAAGCCTGCTCGATTGGAGCAATCTACCTAAACCCCTTAACGCATATAGCCGAAAAGTGTAATTTGTGTTCTCATCGTTTGGAGGCAGGTATGCAGCCTGCTTGTGTTGAGACGTGTATTTCTGAAGCACTTACTCTTGTGGAAGGTGACCATTGTATTCCTTCAAATGCTTTACCTTTTAAAAATGATGAAAAAGATAAACCTCATACACTGCATATTGGTGCAAATCCGCTCATGAAACAAAAACTCAAAGCAGGACATCCTTTTTCCCCCTTGAATTATGAAATAGAAAACTGGGAGGCTGAATATCATGGATAG
- a CDS encoding desulfoferrodoxin family protein encodes MKRRTAIKLSLISLASSYAMAYDKSKIVNTIKMKKKDPEKPEKGELKHTPDITVGEVDAKGYISVEVNVGQEGIIHPSTEDHWIYKIELYANGEKVAQVDLEPSISRGYLATKVKKNGLNELRAISCCNLHGDWENVLKV; translated from the coding sequence ATGAAAAGAAGAACCGCAATAAAACTGTCTCTGATATCATTAGCATCCAGTTATGCAATGGCGTATGACAAGAGTAAAATTGTAAACACAATAAAAATGAAGAAAAAAGACCCTGAAAAACCTGAAAAAGGTGAACTCAAACATACACCGGATATCACAGTAGGCGAGGTAGATGCAAAAGGGTATATCAGTGTAGAAGTGAATGTGGGTCAGGAGGGAATTATTCATCCCAGTACGGAAGATCACTGGATATATAAAATAGAACTTTATGCTAATGGGGAAAAGGTTGCACAGGTAGATTTGGAACCTTCGATTTCAAGAGGATACCTGGCAACAAAAGTGAAAAAAAATGGTTTAAACGAGTTAAGGGCGATTTCATGCTGTAATCTGCATGGAGATTGGGAAAACGTGCTTAAAGTATAA
- a CDS encoding sodium-dependent tyrosine transporter produces MFVKLNNRVFLNTDKITRVKVAEIKDEIRIHFYEGTTIVAKSQKFKTAKAAIKWIEDNMK; encoded by the coding sequence ATGTTCGTAAAACTGAATAATAGAGTGTTTTTAAACACAGATAAAATCACCCGTGTAAAAGTTGCTGAGATTAAAGATGAAATTAGAATACACTTCTATGAAGGTACTACCATTGTAGCAAAGTCTCAAAAGTTTAAAACAGCAAAAGCAGCTATCAAATGGATTGAAGATAATATGAAGTAA
- a CDS encoding ABC transporter permease — protein MIQDRGFLTIFIFLAAVIALFLLVPLVQLFFNVGIFKIASTLQDKEVYESIFLTLKTSFYAVMFVLFTGVPLAYLIARYDFWGKSVIESLLDVPVMVPHTAAGIALLVTFGNGEIGEFFADLGLEFMDTTTGIMFAMMFLSAPFLINGAKEGFKKVDVKYEHMARTLGASRLSTFFAIVLPNARNDILNGALMMWSRGLGEFGAVVIIAYHPMVAPVLIYDRFTNFGLSYSAPVAASMILVSISVFFAIRLINNRFNQR, from the coding sequence ATGATACAAGACAGAGGGTTTTTAACTATTTTTATTTTTTTGGCTGCAGTAATTGCTCTTTTTCTGCTTGTACCTTTGGTGCAGCTTTTTTTTAATGTAGGCATATTTAAAATTGCTTCTACCCTACAGGATAAAGAGGTTTATGAGAGTATATTTTTGACACTGAAAACATCTTTTTATGCCGTTATGTTTGTATTGTTTACAGGAGTCCCTTTGGCTTATCTGATTGCTAGATATGATTTTTGGGGAAAGTCTGTGATTGAGTCTTTGCTGGATGTACCGGTGATGGTGCCTCATACCGCTGCAGGTATCGCATTGCTTGTGACCTTTGGTAATGGAGAGATTGGTGAATTTTTTGCTGATTTGGGGTTGGAGTTTATGGATACTACTACAGGTATTATGTTTGCTATGATGTTTCTCTCAGCACCATTTCTTATCAATGGTGCAAAAGAGGGGTTTAAAAAAGTAGATGTGAAATATGAACATATGGCTAGAACACTTGGAGCAAGCCGTCTTAGTACTTTTTTTGCCATTGTCCTTCCAAATGCACGTAATGATATTTTAAATGGTGCATTAATGATGTGGAGTCGTGGACTTGGAGAGTTTGGAGCGGTTGTGATCATCGCGTATCATCCTATGGTTGCACCGGTACTTATCTATGATAGGTTTACAAATTTTGGATTAAGTTACTCTGCACCTGTTGCGGCATCGATGATATTGGTTTCCATTAGTGTCTTTTTTGCCATTAGACTTATCAATAACCGATTCAACCAGAGATAA
- a CDS encoding ATP-binding cassette domain-containing protein has product MLHVEKLYLKKEDFSLKNLSFEVKKNSYFVILGRTGSGKTMLLESLAGIQKIKGEIVFDGKKITNFSPEKRGFGFVYQDFVLFPNMTVKENIVFASRYKKIENASELYEDVITFLEIKPLLKRRIKHLSGGEKQRVAIARAIYARPKLLLLDEPLSAVDPTFRNTIMKSLKEIVKRYDTTIIHVTHNFREASYLADKIAVMIDGSILQVGNAYEVLNHPKTMEVATFLGYKNICPSGMIEPQHDKKFFSIDPSAILFSHFSSTTEYCFACRIDEVMGVTDHYKVFAHVQDVTFFAKVSKTMFDKLGLKEGLMCYLCMHKKDVIFI; this is encoded by the coding sequence ATGTTACATGTTGAAAAGCTATATCTCAAAAAAGAAGATTTTTCTTTAAAAAATCTCTCTTTTGAGGTGAAAAAGAATTCCTACTTTGTGATACTTGGCAGAACCGGGAGTGGTAAGACCATGTTATTGGAGTCTCTCGCGGGTATACAAAAAATAAAAGGTGAGATTGTATTTGATGGTAAAAAAATAACAAACTTTTCTCCAGAGAAACGAGGGTTTGGTTTTGTTTATCAGGATTTTGTGCTTTTCCCAAACATGACGGTAAAAGAAAATATTGTTTTTGCTTCACGGTATAAAAAAATAGAAAATGCGTCAGAACTTTATGAAGATGTAATCACATTTTTAGAGATCAAACCACTCTTAAAGAGGCGTATCAAACATTTAAGTGGGGGAGAAAAACAAAGAGTTGCTATAGCAAGAGCTATTTATGCCAGACCAAAACTTTTACTTCTTGATGAACCACTCAGCGCGGTAGATCCTACATTCAGAAATACTATTATGAAGTCACTCAAAGAGATTGTTAAACGCTATGATACAACTATTATTCATGTCACGCATAACTTTAGAGAAGCTTCATATTTAGCTGATAAGATCGCTGTGATGATAGATGGGTCCATTCTTCAAGTAGGCAATGCCTATGAAGTTTTAAACCATCCCAAAACGATGGAGGTGGCTACATTTTTAGGCTATAAAAACATATGTCCTTCCGGGATGATAGAACCACAACATGATAAAAAGTTTTTTTCTATTGATCCCAGTGCCATACTTTTTTCACACTTTTCATCCACTACCGAATATTGTTTTGCTTGCCGTATAGATGAGGTTATGGGTGTCACAGATCACTATAAAGTATTTGCACATGTACAAGATGTTACTTTTTTTGCAAAGGTATCAAAAACTATGTTTGACAAGCTGGGATTAAAAGAAGGGCTGATGTGTTATTTATGTATGCATAAAAAGGATGTAATATTCATATGA
- the wtpA gene encoding tungstate ABC transporter substrate-binding protein WtpA, translating to MKKVLLALSLVANIGLAKEKVVVLHAGSLAVPFSDMEKAFEAKYPQYDVVREAAGSRACARKITDIHKPADVMASAAYKVIDNLLIPNYAKFNVHFVTNEMAIAYTPKSKYANEINEKNWTDIFLREGVKVGHSNPNMDPCGYRSILVTKIAEKYYKQDGFYNKLMGYGESYENGEERKEKVIVRPKETDLLGLIEAGVYDYLYIYKSVAEQHGLKYIVLPPEVSLQDKKFSDSYKGATFKITGKKPGSYITKKGSAMVYGITVVENEKEGLPKNREGAVKFVNFVLSPEGQDIMKRNGQGVITPPVITGDASILGR from the coding sequence ATGAAAAAAGTACTATTAGCATTAAGTCTGGTTGCCAACATAGGGTTGGCAAAAGAGAAAGTAGTGGTCCTTCATGCCGGAAGTTTGGCAGTTCCTTTTTCAGATATGGAAAAAGCATTTGAGGCAAAATACCCTCAGTATGATGTGGTAAGAGAAGCAGCAGGCAGCAGGGCGTGTGCCAGAAAAATCACAGATATCCACAAGCCTGCTGATGTGATGGCAAGTGCAGCATATAAAGTGATTGACAATTTGCTAATTCCAAATTATGCAAAGTTTAATGTGCACTTTGTTACCAATGAGATGGCAATAGCCTACACTCCAAAATCAAAGTATGCCAATGAGATCAACGAGAAGAACTGGACAGATATTTTTTTAAGAGAAGGTGTCAAAGTAGGGCACTCCAATCCAAATATGGATCCTTGTGGATATAGAAGTATCTTGGTCACAAAGATAGCTGAGAAGTACTATAAACAAGATGGTTTTTACAATAAGCTTATGGGGTACGGTGAGTCATATGAAAATGGAGAAGAGCGTAAAGAGAAAGTCATTGTAAGACCAAAAGAGACAGACCTGCTTGGGTTGATAGAAGCAGGAGTATATGATTATCTTTACATCTACAAATCGGTTGCTGAACAACATGGACTGAAATATATTGTACTTCCACCTGAAGTCAGTTTGCAAGATAAAAAGTTTAGTGATTCATACAAAGGTGCAACATTTAAGATTACAGGTAAAAAACCAGGAAGCTACATTACAAAAAAAGGTTCAGCTATGGTTTATGGTATTACTGTAGTTGAAAATGAAAAAGAGGGGTTGCCAAAAAATAGAGAGGGTGCTGTGAAGTTTGTGAACTTTGTACTCTCACCTGAAGGACAAGATATCATGAAGAGAAACGGACAAGGTGTTATAACCCCTCCGGTAATCACAGGTGATGCAAGTATATTAGGCAGATAA
- a CDS encoding OprD family outer membrane porin, whose translation MKKIIVLSTITGTMMMAGGNIKPAESITVKEIERTVPKHTLKSNYQVVYNQLPGKVDRFSEIFSKGMFYGRLRSNTFYFKWEAETPKQNSHLVSGLGGSLVFKSANFANFDFTLAGYYSRGFFDEDSDPVNRLKAGKDVLSRFDYTNTGSKNLAVLGQAYLRYTGIEKTNIKIGRQIVESFFAKSNDTKMIPNTFDGVVMDTKVLPDTKIRLGYLYEQKLRDHSTAHSVLAVGDANSTTSDNPQWSENDDTAMHKGLTYSRLKAAGVDPDAPLILGDIQNKSIANLKLNASFYAVPDLLSSVMTEANYKIQLDGFSITPGVRYIKQFDNGAGEIGGAAYRGQLAGHTGAYQGYKDASSLESQMIAARIVTKIDNYKVNLGYSYVLDEADLITPWRAFPTSGYTRSMARYNWMANTKSYRLEVVRNGNSKGIYNNLYTQMSVLYTDADESKGYFDEMYYYAGFVKNFPSLDSMQVRFRIGYQDTEKVDADGLDTRFEVNYQF comes from the coding sequence ATGAAAAAAATAATAGTGTTGTCAACCATAACAGGAACAATGATGATGGCAGGGGGTAATATAAAACCTGCGGAATCAATAACAGTAAAAGAGATTGAACGTACTGTGCCAAAACATACATTAAAAAGTAACTATCAGGTAGTCTACAATCAACTACCGGGAAAGGTAGATAGGTTTTCAGAGATCTTTAGTAAAGGAATGTTTTATGGACGTTTACGTTCAAATACCTTCTATTTTAAATGGGAAGCAGAAACACCAAAGCAAAACTCTCATTTAGTCTCTGGTTTGGGAGGATCACTGGTTTTCAAAAGTGCTAATTTTGCCAATTTCGATTTTACTTTAGCCGGTTATTACAGCAGAGGATTTTTTGATGAAGATAGCGATCCTGTAAACAGACTAAAAGCCGGGAAAGATGTTTTGAGCCGTTTTGACTATACCAATACAGGAAGTAAAAATCTAGCTGTTCTTGGTCAAGCCTATTTAAGATATACAGGGATAGAGAAGACAAATATTAAGATAGGGCGCCAAATAGTAGAAAGCTTTTTTGCAAAATCAAATGATACAAAAATGATTCCAAATACTTTTGATGGGGTAGTGATGGATACAAAGGTACTACCGGATACCAAAATCCGTTTGGGTTATTTGTATGAACAAAAGTTACGTGATCACAGTACTGCCCATTCCGTATTGGCAGTAGGTGATGCAAATTCAACAACATCAGACAACCCACAGTGGAGTGAAAATGATGACACGGCTATGCATAAAGGATTGACCTACAGTAGACTTAAAGCTGCGGGTGTAGATCCAGATGCGCCACTCATTCTTGGAGATATTCAAAACAAATCTATAGCCAATCTAAAACTCAATGCCTCTTTTTATGCAGTACCTGATCTGCTCTCTTCTGTTATGACTGAAGCCAATTATAAAATACAACTGGATGGTTTTTCTATTACTCCGGGTGTTCGATATATTAAACAGTTTGATAATGGTGCAGGAGAGATAGGTGGTGCTGCCTATAGAGGTCAACTTGCCGGACATACAGGTGCATACCAAGGATATAAGGATGCTTCCTCACTTGAATCACAAATGATTGCAGCGAGAATCGTAACAAAGATAGATAACTATAAGGTCAATCTTGGTTACTCCTATGTCTTGGATGAAGCTGACCTTATTACTCCCTGGAGAGCATTTCCAACATCAGGATATACACGTTCTATGGCACGATATAACTGGATGGCAAATACAAAAAGTTATCGTTTGGAAGTTGTTCGTAATGGGAACTCTAAAGGAATTTACAACAATTTGTACACGCAAATGTCTGTACTCTATACTGATGCGGATGAGAGTAAAGGATATTTTGATGAAATGTACTATTATGCAGGGTTTGTTAAAAACTTTCCGAGTTTAGACAGCATGCAAGTACGTTTTAGAATCGGGTATCAGGATACAGAAAAGGTTGATGCAGATGGACTTGATACGCGTTTTGAAGTTAACTACCAGTTTTAG
- a CDS encoding molybdopterin molybdotransferase MoeA — MKKFTFLSLTKAYDLALKNAPVQQSTQVITLGQTLHAVLAEDIIVKKNLPSFDNSAMDGFAFKHCERGKTLNIAGTIFAGDVPSPILKKGECYKIMTGAQVPGDADTVVPIEDCTKVTENSVTIPENIKEGNAFRPKGEEQKAGNILFKKGERVTAGHIALLSAQGIIATTVYKPLQIAVVSSGDEIKEPWEEASEDEIYNANAFAVTSLLKGYGFSASYVGSVPDSLEKSISFISKLKSYDVIITTGGISMGDADFLSEAFSKNGNRELFHGIDVKPGRPTMMGLMDNTFVMAMPGNPLTAMVNTILLSVPILAKMQGNNRYHHSYVYAKNCKTFQTRPGRANVVLGHLHEGVFTVTRNNKYGSGMLTPIVESNALAVFDQSVSVVEENQMIKIILFDSFPAAATYDSMNTNT; from the coding sequence ATGAAAAAATTTACTTTTCTGTCCTTAACCAAGGCCTATGACCTTGCACTCAAAAATGCACCGGTACAGCAAAGTACACAAGTTATTACGTTAGGTCAGACACTACATGCTGTTTTGGCTGAAGATATTATCGTTAAAAAGAATCTGCCCTCATTTGATAACTCTGCTATGGATGGTTTTGCTTTTAAACACTGTGAACGAGGTAAAACGCTTAACATTGCCGGTACTATTTTTGCAGGAGATGTACCCTCGCCCATACTGAAAAAAGGCGAGTGCTACAAGATCATGACAGGAGCCCAGGTGCCTGGCGATGCAGATACTGTTGTACCTATTGAAGATTGTACTAAAGTAACAGAGAATAGCGTTACGATTCCGGAAAATATAAAAGAGGGCAATGCTTTCCGACCCAAAGGTGAAGAGCAAAAAGCAGGTAATATTCTGTTTAAAAAAGGTGAACGAGTTACTGCCGGGCATATTGCATTGCTTTCAGCACAGGGAATCATTGCCACTACAGTCTATAAGCCACTGCAAATAGCTGTGGTTTCATCAGGAGATGAGATAAAAGAGCCTTGGGAGGAGGCAAGTGAAGATGAGATCTATAATGCCAATGCTTTTGCTGTTACCTCATTGCTTAAAGGGTATGGTTTTAGTGCCTCTTATGTCGGTTCTGTGCCAGACAGTCTGGAAAAGAGCATCTCTTTTATATCCAAGCTAAAATCTTATGACGTCATTATAACAACAGGCGGTATCAGTATGGGGGATGCTGATTTTTTATCAGAAGCATTTTCTAAAAATGGAAATCGAGAGCTTTTTCATGGTATCGATGTAAAACCTGGTCGTCCAACCATGATGGGACTGATGGACAATACCTTTGTAATGGCAATGCCCGGTAATCCATTGACTGCAATGGTCAATACGATCCTTCTCTCTGTACCGATCCTTGCTAAAATGCAAGGGAATAACAGGTATCACCACTCTTATGTCTATGCAAAAAACTGTAAAACCTTTCAAACAAGACCAGGTAGAGCCAATGTGGTGTTAGGTCATCTTCATGAGGGAGTCTTTACCGTAACAAGAAACAACAAATATGGCTCAGGTATGCTTACGCCTATTGTAGAGAGTAATGCTTTGGCTGTTTTTGATCAAAGTGTTTCAGTAGTAGAAGAAAATCAAATGATCAAAATTATTTTGTTTGACAGTTTTCCTGCAGCTGCAACATATGACAGTATGAATACCAATACATAA
- a CDS encoding winged helix-turn-helix domain-containing protein yields MSSQLDEMIEKYRGDDGKLTCANAFKVASKLRLTAMEVGTRAKDLDVRISACDLGQFGNQPLGEFKDVVFEDLKFIADDRDRVYCKDARELARKSNLKSVRTAILKGGLDVIYCELGCFAEKKRTRLYVKTKTWIENQNKDLLFGKGKTEILELIKEHGSISKAAEILGMSYKKAWTHIKILQKNLDDVLVESHKGRGEEGGTHLTPKADEYISKYKQLQDDIEAYANERFKELFLKDRGAKK; encoded by the coding sequence ATGTCTAGTCAATTGGATGAAATGATAGAGAAGTACAGGGGTGATGATGGAAAGCTTACCTGTGCCAATGCCTTTAAAGTTGCTTCAAAACTTCGTTTGACAGCAATGGAAGTAGGTACCAGAGCAAAAGATTTGGATGTGCGTATTTCCGCATGTGACTTAGGTCAGTTTGGAAATCAGCCTCTAGGAGAGTTTAAAGATGTTGTCTTTGAAGATCTTAAATTTATAGCAGATGATCGAGACAGAGTCTATTGTAAAGATGCAAGGGAGTTGGCCAGAAAATCCAATCTTAAGTCTGTCCGTACAGCTATTTTAAAAGGTGGACTGGATGTGATTTATTGTGAGCTTGGATGTTTTGCAGAAAAGAAAAGAACACGTTTGTATGTAAAAACCAAAACATGGATAGAAAATCAAAATAAAGATCTTCTTTTTGGTAAAGGAAAAACAGAAATACTTGAGCTTATCAAAGAGCATGGCTCTATCTCGAAAGCGGCCGAAATACTTGGTATGAGCTATAAAAAGGCGTGGACACACATTAAGATACTGCAAAAAAACCTTGATGATGTCCTTGTAGAGAGTCATAAAGGAAGAGGTGAAGAAGGAGGAACCCATCTAACGCCCAAAGCAGATGAGTATATCAGCAAGTACAAACAGTTGCAGGATGATATAGAAGCGTATGCAAATGAACGTTTTAAAGAGTTGTTTCTAAAAGACAGGGGAGCAAAAAAATGA
- the fdhD gene encoding formate dehydrogenase accessory sulfurtransferase FdhD translates to MWTIFETEVTKIKDGKKFTSKDEVIREVKLTIFVNQKRIGAMMSVPVDLKELTVGYLISENIITDVQDISKLEIIDKDGEQKNFEAIVQAEVIDESLDRLDLEGVIVSGCGRGASTHISPVAIDAQVMRDDFSIEASLLFKEMSKFYGQCPLYEQTGCVHTAKVYFDEETYFIGEDIAQHNTIDKAVGKARLAGIDVSKCFLMVSGRLSSEMVAKAVMHQIPILASRTASTCRGVNIADKFGLTLIGFVRGERMNIYRNPRRINV, encoded by the coding sequence ATGTGGACAATTTTTGAGACCGAAGTAACAAAGATAAAAGATGGCAAAAAGTTTACTTCCAAAGATGAAGTGATCCGCGAAGTCAAACTCACAATTTTTGTCAATCAAAAAAGAATCGGTGCAATGATGTCCGTACCTGTTGATCTAAAAGAATTGACAGTTGGTTATCTGATCAGTGAAAACATTATCACAGATGTACAGGATATATCAAAGCTAGAGATTATTGATAAAGATGGTGAACAGAAAAATTTTGAAGCAATAGTTCAGGCAGAGGTCATTGATGAGAGTTTGGATAGATTGGACCTGGAAGGTGTTATCGTTAGTGGCTGCGGAAGAGGTGCAAGTACGCATATATCACCTGTAGCTATTGATGCTCAGGTCATGCGAGACGATTTCAGTATAGAGGCAAGTTTGCTTTTTAAAGAGATGAGCAAGTTTTATGGGCAATGCCCTCTTTATGAACAGACAGGTTGTGTACATACTGCCAAAGTTTATTTTGATGAAGAGACTTACTTTATAGGAGAAGATATAGCCCAACATAATACCATAGACAAAGCAGTAGGAAAAGCCAGGCTTGCGGGCATTGATGTAAGTAAGTGTTTCTTGATGGTAAGTGGACGACTTAGTTCAGAAATGGTTGCAAAAGCAGTGATGCACCAAATCCCTATTCTTGCTTCAAGGACAGCCTCAACCTGTAGAGGTGTGAATATAGCAGACAAGTTTGGCTTAACGCTTATAGGTTTTGTCAGAGGTGAAAGAATGAATATCTATAGAAACCCAAGGAGGATCAATGTCTAG
- a CDS encoding cytochrome b/b6 domain-containing protein: METNKSFFSQNKAYILVGLGFMALTYWYFWLATIADLDYVYKFTLRILQGDISGQLVPLESMTKYQQMEAGVFGGPYNTIAPEVIRAYEERQVLLPYVFMVEFTAFTIAFFAMGGRKKANITRPEDTVQVYSLFQRFVILLNILIMIYLFITGFSITFGNITGGGSIARFMRWTHEVVGLAWIPVWLILTIIAFKDHKFFIRPSSKFWNKIFLRGTYKPMYRINYLAYVAFGFLLVLSGFILWYLFPDPKTHAQVIQFKRLVLFQHFMGSAIISFFIFETIYSYVVSVKGYLPGVITGRVPREYLEEFRPDVLEEIKNEKK, from the coding sequence ATGGAAACAAATAAAAGTTTTTTTAGTCAAAATAAGGCCTACATTCTTGTAGGCCTGGGCTTTATGGCACTTACCTATTGGTATTTTTGGCTGGCAACTATTGCTGATTTGGACTATGTATACAAGTTTACACTTCGTATATTGCAAGGGGATATTTCTGGCCAGCTTGTTCCTCTTGAGTCTATGACAAAGTATCAGCAGATGGAAGCAGGTGTTTTTGGGGGACCATACAATACCATTGCCCCTGAAGTCATTAGAGCATATGAAGAGCGACAGGTTTTGCTGCCATATGTTTTCATGGTTGAGTTTACTGCTTTTACGATCGCATTTTTTGCAATGGGTGGCAGAAAGAAGGCCAATATAACCAGACCGGAAGATACTGTTCAGGTATACTCTCTGTTTCAACGGTTTGTTATACTACTGAATATTTTGATTATGATATATCTGTTTATTACAGGTTTTTCAATTACGTTTGGAAATATAACAGGTGGTGGAAGTATAGCAAGGTTTATGAGATGGACACATGAAGTAGTCGGTCTTGCATGGATTCCAGTTTGGCTAATATTGACCATTATTGCGTTTAAAGATCACAAGTTTTTTATTCGTCCAAGTTCAAAATTTTGGAATAAGATTTTTCTTAGAGGTACTTATAAGCCAATGTATAGAATAAACTATCTAGCCTATGTAGCTTTTGGTTTTTTATTGGTTTTGAGTGGTTTTATACTCTGGTATCTATTTCCTGATCCCAAAACACATGCACAAGTCATTCAGTTTAAAAGACTTGTACTCTTTCAACATTTTATGGGAAGTGCGATCATCTCATTTTTTATATTTGAGACGATTTACTCCTATGTGGTATCGGTTAAGGGTTATTTACCGGGTGTGATTACAGGAAGAGTACCAAGAGAATATCTGGAAGAGTTTCGTCCGGATGTCTTGGAAGAGATTAAAAACGAAAAGAAGTAA
- the fdh3B gene encoding formate dehydrogenase FDH3 subunit beta: MSDYYARMKFYCDESRCIQCDGCTVSCAEAHELPVGISRRKVVTLNEGVEGKEFSMSVACMHCTDAPCEQVCPVDCFYIREDGIVLHDKDICIGCGYCLFACPFGAPQFPQDGAFGTKGAMDKCTMCAGGPEETNSVKERELYGQNRIAEGKVPVCAAMCSTKALLVGDSEDVAKVYRERVMSRGHGVQSAPYGWDTAYGNK; this comes from the coding sequence ATGAGTGATTATTATGCAAGAATGAAATTCTATTGTGATGAAAGCAGATGTATCCAGTGTGACGGATGTACAGTCTCATGTGCAGAAGCACATGAACTTCCTGTAGGGATCAGTAGAAGAAAAGTTGTAACTTTAAATGAAGGTGTTGAAGGCAAAGAGTTTTCTATGTCTGTAGCTTGTATGCACTGTACAGATGCACCTTGTGAACAAGTGTGTCCTGTGGATTGTTTCTATATAAGGGAAGATGGTATCGTGCTTCACGATAAAGATATTTGTATCGGATGTGGATATTGTCTTTTTGCATGTCCGTTTGGTGCACCACAGTTTCCACAAGACGGAGCATTTGGAACCAAGGGTGCGATGGACAAATGTACCATGTGTGCCGGTGGACCGGAAGAAACAAACTCTGTTAAAGAGAGAGAACTGTACGGACAAAATAGAATTGCAGAGGGCAAAGTACCAGTTTGTGCGGCTATGTGTTCAACCAAAGCACTTCTTGTAGGTGATTCAGAAGATGTAGCGAAAGTCTATAGAGAAAGAGTTATGTCAAGAGGACATGGTGTTCAATCTGCCCCATATGGTTGGGATACAGCTTATGGAAACAAATAA